A genomic window from Cystobacter ferrugineus includes:
- a CDS encoding assimilatory sulfite reductase (NADPH) flavoprotein subunit, protein MSASVNAASIAVLATPLGADKGAQLQRLVEGLDASSLNWLSGYFAGLAARSLPVSAPQFQPTAVPQATPQTPVTVVYGTQTGNSRLLAERLKQRLESAGVAVRVFRAGEYPTRELKNERVLYVVISTQGDGDPPDDARGFFEFVLSKRAPALNQLQFSVLSLGDSSYPKFCEVGRVLDERFAQLGAARLFSRADCDVDFEPVAEPWLGQALERARTELGSPVATVTQLPTASVAPTFSRENPYPAQVLANQRITGRDALKDVRHVELSLEGSGLRYEPGDALGVVPRNPPELVDAVLSTLKLDGATEVSRDGRVLPLHRWLSEGLEITRLSRPFLTSHASRSGDKELERLIAPENAAGLRKLLDSHQVIDLLRSHPAEWSAKDLVGALRRLTPRLYSIASSQKRVGDEVHLTVARVDYEAFGTRHFGAASSYLSTRTAEKDLVEVFIESNERFRLPADPSRDILMIGPGTGVAPFRAFVQERAETGASGRNWLFFGEQHFRSQFLYQVEWQEAVKKGVLHRLDVAFSRDQGQKVYVQHRLREKGRDVHAWLEGGASIYVCGEAQRMAPDVHEALIDIYVAHGGKSREEARAHLETLREQQRYLRDVY, encoded by the coding sequence TTGAGTGCCTCCGTGAATGCAGCCTCCATCGCCGTCCTGGCCACGCCACTGGGCGCGGACAAGGGCGCGCAGCTCCAGCGCCTCGTCGAGGGGCTCGATGCCTCGTCGCTCAACTGGTTGAGCGGGTACTTCGCCGGGCTCGCCGCCCGGTCGCTGCCGGTATCCGCGCCCCAGTTCCAGCCGACGGCCGTGCCCCAGGCCACGCCCCAGACGCCGGTGACGGTGGTCTACGGCACCCAGACGGGCAACAGCCGGCTCCTGGCCGAGCGCCTCAAGCAGCGCCTGGAGTCCGCCGGGGTCGCCGTGCGTGTCTTCCGCGCCGGGGAGTACCCCACGCGCGAGCTGAAGAACGAGCGGGTGTTGTACGTGGTCATCAGCACCCAGGGGGATGGCGATCCCCCGGATGACGCGCGCGGCTTCTTCGAGTTCGTGCTGAGCAAGCGCGCCCCGGCGCTCAACCAGCTCCAGTTCTCGGTGCTGTCGCTCGGGGACTCGAGCTACCCCAAGTTCTGCGAGGTCGGCCGCGTGCTCGACGAGCGCTTCGCGCAGTTGGGCGCCGCGCGGCTGTTCTCGCGCGCCGACTGCGACGTGGACTTCGAGCCGGTGGCCGAGCCGTGGCTGGGACAGGCCCTGGAGCGCGCGCGCACGGAGCTGGGTTCTCCCGTCGCCACCGTCACGCAACTGCCCACCGCGTCCGTGGCGCCCACCTTCAGCCGGGAGAATCCCTATCCCGCCCAGGTGCTGGCCAACCAGCGCATCACCGGCCGCGACGCCCTCAAGGACGTGCGCCACGTGGAGCTGTCGCTCGAGGGCTCGGGCCTGCGCTACGAGCCAGGAGACGCGCTCGGGGTGGTGCCGCGCAATCCCCCCGAGCTGGTGGACGCGGTGCTCTCCACGCTGAAGCTCGACGGCGCCACCGAGGTGTCGCGTGACGGCCGCGTGCTGCCACTGCACCGCTGGTTGTCCGAGGGGCTGGAGATCACCCGCCTGAGCCGGCCCTTCCTGACGAGCCATGCCTCGCGCTCCGGAGACAAGGAGCTCGAGCGGCTGATCGCCCCCGAGAACGCCGCGGGCCTGCGGAAGTTGCTCGACAGCCATCAGGTGATCGATCTGCTCCGGTCCCATCCCGCGGAGTGGAGCGCGAAGGATCTGGTGGGCGCGCTGCGCCGCCTGACGCCGCGGCTCTACTCCATCGCCTCCAGCCAGAAGCGGGTGGGGGACGAGGTGCACCTGACGGTGGCCCGGGTGGACTACGAGGCCTTCGGCACCCGGCACTTCGGCGCCGCCTCCTCCTATCTCTCGACGCGCACGGCGGAGAAGGATCTGGTGGAGGTGTTCATCGAGTCCAACGAGCGCTTCCGCCTGCCGGCGGATCCCTCGCGGGACATCCTGATGATTGGCCCGGGCACGGGCGTGGCGCCGTTCCGCGCCTTCGTGCAGGAGCGGGCCGAGACCGGAGCGAGCGGCCGCAACTGGCTCTTCTTCGGCGAGCAGCACTTCCGCAGCCAGTTCCTCTACCAGGTGGAGTGGCAGGAGGCGGTGAAGAAGGGCGTGCTGCACCGCCTGGACGTGGCGTTCTCGCGGGATCAGGGCCAGAAGGTCTACGTCCAGCACCGCCTGCGCGAGAAGGGGCGCGACGTCCATGCCTGGCTGGAAGGCGGCGCTTCGATCTACGTCTGCGGCGAGGCCCAGCGCATGGCCCCGGACGTCCATGAGGCGTTGATCGACATCTACGTGGCCCATGGCGGCAAGAGCCGCGAGGAAGCCCGGGCCCATCTCGAAACCCTGCGCGAGCAGCAGCGCTACCTGCGCGACGTCTACTGA
- a CDS encoding sulfate adenylyltransferase subunit 1 — protein MTAETQVQGRTDVQGFLAEHAEKELLRLAVVGSVDDGKSTLIGRLLYECNGLFEDQVAAVKRASAGGEIDFSLFTDGLRAEREQGITIDVAYRYFSTKRRKVIVADTPGHLQYTRNMATGASTADAAVILVDARLGILPQTRRHAYIASLLGIPYLAVAINKMDLMDFDQAVYERLSTEFEAFARTLGFEQVRFFPISARTGDNITQPSARTPWHDGETLLGWLETLPHERRQEDAAFRFPVQYVLRPDLDYRGFAGQIVSGKVRLGDEVVVYPSKRRTHIASIDTFDGRLEEASAPASVTLRLTDEVDISRGDQIAHAEQPPRVLQDMEAMLVWFGEERLDTSRRYLVKHTSKYVPAHIEQVLWRKELEDLSEQPAPTLGLNDIAKVRLVCKRPVVCDPYRDNRRTGAFIVVDPLTNDTVAAGMILGGAGGQGAGEARSLVTASERRERLGQSGAVLLLTGTPEVRDAALRLERALFDLGRHAATVRGDAENALALAEAGLLAILYTPVPQARLVLREQLRGAGVPWLELEPSEDVDTQVKRVLDAQEKTP, from the coding sequence ATGACCGCCGAGACGCAGGTTCAAGGTAGGACGGACGTCCAGGGCTTCCTCGCCGAGCACGCCGAGAAGGAATTGTTGCGCCTGGCGGTGGTGGGCTCGGTGGACGACGGCAAGTCCACGCTCATTGGCCGGCTGCTCTACGAGTGCAACGGGCTCTTCGAGGATCAGGTGGCGGCGGTGAAGCGCGCGAGCGCGGGTGGGGAGATCGACTTCTCGCTCTTCACCGACGGCCTGCGCGCCGAGCGCGAGCAGGGCATCACCATCGATGTGGCCTATCGCTACTTCTCCACGAAGCGGCGCAAGGTGATCGTCGCGGACACGCCGGGACACCTCCAGTACACGCGCAACATGGCCACCGGGGCCTCCACGGCCGACGCGGCCGTCATCCTGGTGGACGCGCGCCTGGGCATCCTCCCGCAGACGCGGCGGCACGCGTACATCGCCTCGCTGCTGGGCATTCCCTACCTGGCGGTGGCCATCAACAAGATGGACCTGATGGACTTCGATCAGGCGGTGTACGAGCGCCTGTCCACGGAGTTCGAGGCCTTCGCCCGCACGCTCGGCTTCGAGCAGGTGCGCTTCTTCCCCATCAGCGCGCGCACGGGTGACAACATCACCCAGCCGAGCGCCCGCACCCCCTGGCACGATGGCGAGACGCTGCTCGGGTGGCTGGAGACGCTGCCGCACGAGCGCCGGCAGGAGGACGCGGCCTTCCGCTTCCCCGTGCAGTACGTGCTGCGGCCGGACCTGGACTACCGCGGCTTCGCCGGGCAGATCGTCTCCGGCAAGGTGCGCCTGGGGGACGAGGTCGTCGTGTATCCCTCGAAGCGGCGCACGCACATCGCGTCCATCGACACCTTCGACGGCCGCCTGGAGGAGGCCAGCGCGCCCGCCTCGGTGACGCTGCGCCTGACGGACGAGGTGGACATCAGCCGGGGAGACCAGATCGCCCACGCCGAGCAGCCACCGCGGGTGCTCCAGGACATGGAGGCCATGCTGGTCTGGTTCGGCGAGGAGCGCCTGGACACCTCGCGCCGCTACCTCGTGAAGCACACCTCCAAGTACGTCCCCGCCCACATCGAGCAGGTGCTCTGGCGCAAGGAGCTGGAGGACCTGTCCGAGCAGCCCGCTCCGACGCTCGGGCTCAATGACATCGCCAAGGTGCGGCTCGTCTGCAAGCGGCCGGTGGTGTGCGATCCCTACCGGGACAACCGCCGCACCGGGGCCTTCATCGTCGTGGATCCGCTCACCAACGACACGGTCGCCGCGGGGATGATCCTCGGCGGCGCGGGCGGGCAGGGGGCCGGGGAAGCGCGCTCCCTCGTCACCGCCAGCGAGCGTCGCGAGCGTCTGGGCCAGTCCGGAGCGGTGCTGCTGCTCACGGGCACGCCCGAGGTGCGGGACGCCGCGCTCCGTCTGGAGCGTGCCCTCTTCGATCTGGGCCGGCACGCCGCCACCGTGCGCGGGGACGCGGAGAACGCCCTCGCGCTGGCGGAGGCGGGCCTGCTCGCCATCCTCTACACCCCGGTTCCCCAGGCGCGTCTGGTCTTGAGGGAACAGCTTCGTGGCGCCGGCGTCCCCTGGCTCGAGTTGGAGCCCTCGGAGGACGTGGACACGCAGGTCAAGCGCGTCCTCGACGCGCAGGAGAAGACGCCTTGA
- the cysD gene encoding sulfate adenylyltransferase subunit CysD — protein MSETLAARHSHLAVLEAESIHILRETAAEFARPVMLYSIGKDSQVLLHLARKAFHPAPLPFPLLHVDTTWKFREMYRFRDEFTARHGLNLLVHQNKKALAEGINPFDHGSQKYTHAMKTQSLLEALALHGFDAAFGGARRDEEKSRAKERVYSFRDRHGQWEPRKQRPELWNLYNGRIDAGESMRVFPLSNWTELDVWHYILKERIPVVPLYFAAERPVVSRNGQWIMVDDERMRLRPGEKPVLKRVRFRTLGCYPLSGAVESSAASVEDIITEMVESRVSERQGRLIDHDEEGSMELKKREGYF, from the coding sequence ATGAGTGAGACGTTGGCGGCGAGGCACTCGCACCTCGCGGTACTCGAGGCGGAGAGCATCCACATCCTCCGGGAGACGGCGGCGGAGTTCGCCCGCCCGGTGATGCTCTACAGCATTGGCAAGGACTCGCAGGTGCTGCTGCACCTGGCGCGCAAGGCGTTCCATCCGGCGCCCCTGCCGTTTCCCCTGCTCCATGTGGACACCACGTGGAAGTTCCGGGAGATGTACAGGTTCCGGGACGAGTTCACGGCGCGCCACGGGCTGAACCTCCTGGTGCACCAGAACAAGAAGGCGCTCGCCGAGGGCATCAACCCCTTCGACCATGGCAGCCAGAAGTACACGCACGCCATGAAGACGCAGTCGCTGCTCGAGGCGCTCGCGCTGCATGGCTTCGACGCGGCCTTCGGTGGTGCCCGCCGCGACGAGGAGAAGTCCCGGGCCAAGGAGCGCGTGTATTCCTTCCGTGACCGGCACGGGCAGTGGGAGCCGCGCAAGCAGCGGCCCGAGCTGTGGAACCTCTACAACGGCCGCATCGACGCGGGTGAGAGCATGCGCGTCTTCCCGCTCTCCAACTGGACCGAGCTGGACGTGTGGCACTACATCCTCAAGGAGCGCATTCCCGTGGTGCCGCTGTACTTCGCCGCCGAGCGCCCGGTGGTGAGCCGCAACGGCCAGTGGATCATGGTCGATGACGAGCGCATGCGGCTGCGGCCGGGCGAGAAGCCCGTGCTCAAGCGGGTGCGCTTCCGCACCCTGGGCTGCTATCCGCTCAGCGGCGCCGTGGAGTCCTCGGCGGCGTCCGTCGAGGACATCATCACCGAGATGGTGGAGTCCCGCGTGTCCGAGCGGCAGGGCCGGCTCATCGATCACGACGAGGAAGGCTCGATGGAGCTCAAGAAGCGCGAGGGGTATTTCTAA